GGGTCGTGCTGGCCTTCATCTCGGCCTTCTTGCCCAGAGTGCTCAGATCAATTGGAGTTTTGGCTGCGACGCCCAAGCCCACCAGGAGCATGGCGACGATCAGCACCATCAAAATTATTTTCATAGATAGCCTAACCTCCCTGTTCTTATGAGCCGGGTCTATGAATTATTACCATTTATTCCTTTTGATGAGGGGAGGCGCCCTGGATTGTATAGGACCTGCGGGAACGGCCGGGGGGAGATTATACCGTCGGCGATGCAGGAGGCGGACGGGAGGCCTCTCGCGGGATTAGGGAACCTCACCCCTGAGAGCTCTCCTGGTACAGGGCGATGGCGTCTTGGAGGCGGGATCGGATCCGCCCCTCTCCGGTAGACCCGACCGAACTGTGCCAGAGGACGACGGGCTCCCCGTCCGTCCCGGGCCCCAGGGTCAGAAAGACGGTCCCGGGGATGTAGATCGGATCGCTCTCAGGATCCCCCGTCGGGTAGTAGAGGACGAGCCCATCCCAGGCCTTGAGGTGATCGGTCTCCGTCAGAACGTCGAGGTAGACCACCTCGTCTCCAAGGTCCTCCAAGACCCTTCGGATCGCCGACTCCTGCTGGAGGCAGGCGGGACAGTTGGAGCTGTGGATGAGGACGATAACCGGCCCCTCCTCCAGAGGTTCCAGAGCCCAGGATGGGTGGTCTACGGGAGATCCGGCATTCGAACGCTGATCGGGGTACGTTATCCACCAGTCATCGGGACCCGCGCCGATGGGGTGCTCGACGGCGGCCTGGGCCGCGAAAGCTCCCAGGACTGGGACCGCCAGGATGAAGGCGAGGGGCATCACCGGCGACGACAAAGTTCTGAAGGCTGCCACCATTCGCCGTATAATCCCCGGACTTATCTTCTTTTCCCCGCCTCCGGACCCGAGACCTCGGACCTTCCCCACGAAGACGAGGGAGGTTCCCGACCGAATATGTGATAAATATGGAGATCCAAGGGGGGGTCCATCCTTGGGGTGCCCCCCGGGCAGAGGGGCACAGAGAGGGGATTGGGGCGATGGCGACTCCGATACGCCAGATCCGCGGCGTTGAGGGGGTGGCCGGGGGTCAGAGCCTGAGGAGATATAGATCATCGTGGATGATCGCCACCATAGGCGCGGGCATCGTCTCCCGCCGCCGAGAGGTCGCTTTCAGCTCCAGGGATCTCTCAATAGAAGGATTTGATATCAGGAGATTTTATGGAGGATACAAATATGGGAAACCAGATGAAACCGTTATCCAAGATCGCAGCGGTTCTGCTGCTGGCAGCCGCCCTGACGGGCGGAGCTTTCGCAGGCTGCTCCAGCTGCGGCGGCGGCCCCGCCACCGGATGGATGGGAGCGTCGTCGATGGGCATCTCCTGGGCTGGAGAGCTCTCATCGATGGGGACGACGACATCTTCTACGGGATCGAGCACCACGGCGGGGAACGACTCCGATGGAGCTGAGGGCGGTGCCGATGGTTTGGACGGCGCGGCCTCCAGGCTATCCCCCGAGGCGCTCTTCGCCGACCAGAATGGGGAGAGGAGGCTGGTCGTAGCCTACGCCGGCGTCCCCGGAGAGGCCTCCTACATAGAGGGGGCGATCCACCTACCCCTGGACCAGGTCTTCGCCGAAGACGGTAGCCTCAAGTCCCCCGCGGAGATATCGGCCATCTTCGGGGCGGCCGGGATCGCCGAGGAGGACCCCCTGGTAATTTACAGCGACTCCTTCTTCAACGGGTTTGACACCTTCGCCTTCTGGGTGATGAAGTACCTGGGCCACCAGGAGCTCCTCCTCCTGGAGGGGACGCGGGCCTCCCGGGAGGCGGCTGGGCTCAAGTTCGTAGCTGCCCCTGCCGTCAGGACGGCCGAGGCCTACAACGCCAGCCCCAGCCTCGACCTCCTGATCGTCGAGGACGAGATCTCTGATCTGCAGATCGTCGACGCCAGGAGCCCGGAGGAGTACTCCGCCGGCCACCTGGAGGGGGCGAGGAACATCGACAGCTCCAAAGTGATGGGGGCTGAGGGGCTTGCCGGCGACCAGGCCCTGGGGGAGGCCTTCAGCGGCCTGGATAAGGACGTGCCCGTCGTCGTCTACTCCACCAAGGGAGGCGTCGCCTCCATGGTCTGGTACGCCCTCCTCGACCAGGGGTTCACGCCGAGGATGATGATCTCAGCCGGATCGGCGGCTTAGGTCGGCGATCCGGTACGGGGTGGCGCAAAAGCTCTGCGCCACCCATCAAAGCGGCCAGATCCAGAGGATCAGGGGTAAGGCGGCGAGGGTGGCGACGAGGCTGAGGGGGAGGCCGAGCCGCCAGTAGTCGCCGAACTGGTAGCCCCCGGGCCCCATCACCAGGGTGTTGGACTGGTGGCCTATCGGTGTAAGAAAGGCGCAGGAGGCACCGACGGCGACCGCCATCAGGAAGGGGTCGGGCGAGAGGTCCAGGACGAGGGCAGCGTTGAAGGCGATGGGGGCCATGATCACCGCCGCCGCAGCGTTGTTGATTATGTTTGTGAGGATCATAGTCCAGGCGAGGAGGGCCGCCAGGATCACCACCGCCGGAAAGGGGCTGAGGGCCTGGAGGATGGCGGCAGAGATCGTCTCCGCCCCGCCGGTGCTCTCCAGGGCCGCTCCCACGGGGATCAGAGCCCCCAGGAGGAATATGATAGGCCAGTCGATGCTCTCGTAGGCCTCATGGATGGTGAGGACCCCCGCCAGGACCATCCCCACCGCCGCCGATGCGAAGGCTATCTCCACCGGGAGGAGGCCCGCAGCCGTCGCCGCTAGGGCTCCACCGAAGATCAGGAGAGGGACGGGGGGGCTCTTCTGCCTTCTTCCGAGCTTCATCCCCCGCTCGGCGAGGGGGAGGCAGCCCAGGGATTCCAGGACTTCGGGTATCGTTCCCGAGGGCCCCTGCATCAGGAGGACGTCCCCTGGCTGGAAGGCTATATCGCCGAGCCGCTCCGCCAGAACCTCACCGCGTCTGGCGACGGCTATCAGGTTCATATCATACCGCCGGCCGAGGGTGAGGCTCCTCGCCGTCTCCCCCACCATGGGGGAGTCTGCGGCTACGACCGCCTCGATCAGCCCGACGTCCTTGGAGAGGAGAGCCTTCTTCCCGACCTTCATGCCTCCCAGGAGCTCAAGCCCCCTCCATTTCAAAATATATTTTATATTCTCCGCGGAGGTCTCCACCGCCAGGATATCCCCCGGCTCCAGGATCTCATCTCCCGTCGGCATGGGGATCCGGAGATCTCCCCGGACGAGGCCTAAAATTTGCATATCCGATACCGGGGGCTCCTTCAAAACCCGGAGCCTCTTTCCGACGAGCTTCGATCTGCTGGATACCCATATCTCGGTGATGTAGTTCTCTATCTTGAAGAGGTCCTCCTTCGAGGAGCCCCCCTTCCTCTTGGGAGTCAGCTTCCAGCCGAAGAACCATATGAATATGAGGCCCGCGAGGAGGACCCCCCCTCCGACGGGGGTGAAGTCGAACATTCTGAACGGCTCGCCCAACACCTCGGCCCTGTAAGAGGCGACTATGATATTTGGAGGCGTCCCGATGAGGGTCAAGAGGCCGCCGAGGAGGGAGGCGAAGGCGAGGGGCATCAGGAGGAGAGAAGGAGGATTCCCGGTCCTCCGGGAGACCCGCAGGCTCACCGGGAGGAGGATCGCGAGCGCCCCCACGTTGTTCATGAACCCTGATAATATGGATACGAGGCCGGTGAGGGACCTCACCTGCCGCTTTGTTGAATCTTTTGGGCTTGTGATCGACTTCTGGATCAGATCGACGATCCCGGAGTTGAGGAGCGCCCGGCTGACTATGAGGATCGCTCCCACCGTCACCACCGCTGGATGGGCGAAGCCGGTGAAGGCCTCGCTCCAGGGGACGACCCCCGATATCGTCGCGACCAAGAGGGCGATGATGGCGACGAGGTCGTACCGCCACCGCCCCCAGATGAATAAGAGAAGGGCGAGCCCCAGGATGGCGAATATCAAAAGCTGATCCGTTGTCATCCCCATCAGGTTACCTCCAGAGTCCTTAGGTCATATCTCATCAATAGGATTAATATTTTTGTTTCATCGCCTCGGGAGGGGAGAGACAACCCGCGGCCCCAGTTCCCTCGTCCCTCCAGGTCACCCGCTGAGAGGCCAGAAGATGACGATGAGGGGGATGGAGACGACGGCGATGACCAGCTCCATGGGCAGCCCCATCCTCCAGTAGTCCCCGAACTGGTAGCCTCCGGGCCCCATCACCAGGGTGTTGGACTGGTGGCCTATGGGGGTGAGAAAGGCGCAGGACGCCCCGATGGCGACCGCCATCAGAAATGGGTCCGGGGAGAGGTTCATGAAAGAGGCGATCCCCAGGCCGATGGGCGCCATCAGCACCGCTGCCGCGGCGTTGTTGACGATATCCGATAGGAACATGGTGATGACGAGGAGCATCGCCAGGGATACGATGGGGGGATATCCTCCAGAGAGGGAGAGGATGCTCTCGGCGATGAGGCCCGCTCCCCCAGTAGTCTCGAGGGCGCGGCCTACGGGGATCATGGCTCCCAGGAGGATTATCACCGGCCAGTCTATGGAGGTGTACACCTCCCGGAGGTTCATGAGCCCCCCCATCACCATGGCGACGGCCGCCGAAACCAGGGCGATCTGGACCGGGAGGAGGCCCACGGCCACCGCCAGGATGGCTGAGCCGAAGATCGCGACGGATAGGATGATCCGCCTCGGGTGGCCGAGCCGCAGGCCCCTCTCGGCGAGGGGAAGGCACCCCATGGTGTTCAAGATCTCTGGGAGATGCTCCCTCGGCCCCTGGAGGAGGAGGACGTCTCCGGCCTGAAACCGGACCTGCCCCAGCCGCTTTTGGAGCTGGATGCCGTGGCGGGCGACGCCGACGAGATTCACCCCGTACCGCCATCGCAAACTCGCCGACCTCGCCGTCCTCCCCAGGAGCCTCGAATCGGTCTTTACGACCGCCTCCACTATCCCCATATCCCCGGAGCTGAGGGCCTCCTCCCCGACCTTCTTCTCCTCGCCGAGCTGAAAGCCGGTATCGTCGAGGAAGATCTTCAGCTCGTCGGCATCCGACTCCACCAGGAGGATCTCCCCCGGCATCAGGGGGTGGAAGATGGAGGGGGACGCAAGCCTCGTCTCCCCGGAGAGAAGCCCTAGCACCTGAAAATCGGCCTTTGATGCCTCCCTCACCTCCTGGAGGGTCTTGCCCGCCATCCTCGCCCCCTCGGGGATCAGGACCTCGGTGAGATAGTTCTCTATCTCGAAGAGCCTCTCCTTGGACGAAGGGGATTTTCGGACGGGAACGAGCCTCCACCCTATTAGAGATATGAAGAGGAAACCGGAGAGAGCCACCCCCAGCCCGACGGGGGTGAAGTCGAACATCCCGAAGGGATCGCCGACGCTCTCGGCCCTGAAGGTGGCGATTATGATATTCGGGGGGGTCCCTATAAGGGTCAATAGGCCCCCGAGGAGGGAGCCGGAGGCGAGGGGCATCAGAAGGATCGAGGGAGAGTTTCCGCTCCGGATAGCCATCCGGATCCCGACGGGGAGGAGGAGAGCCATGGCGCCGACGTTGTTCATGAACCCGGATAGGATGGTGACGAGGCCGGTGAGGGAGGCAACCTGGCGGGTTGGCGAATCTCCTGCCCGGGAGAGCCACCCGGCCATGACGTCGACGACCCCCGAGTTCAGGAGGCCCCGGCTCGCGACGAGGACGGCGGCGACGGTGATGACGGCGGGGTGGCCGAAGCCGAGGAAGGCCTGATCCCAGGGGACGAGGCCGGTAACTGTGGCCGCCAGGAGCGCCAGAAGGGATACCACGTCGTACCTCCAGCGGCCCCAGATGAAGAGGATGAGGGTGAGAAGAAGAACTCCGAAGATCATCGCCAGATCTCCGGTCATTCCGAAAATGGGGGGCAGATCCGTCATCACTCCCTCAATTATGGCGGAATGGAATTTATAGATTTGGCAGGGGGATAACCCCGCCAGATCGAGCTCGAGGTGCCATCCCGGCCTACTGGAGGGGGCCACCGGCCGATCTCAAGGTCGGATCTCAAGGACCGCCCCTGAAGGGAGGATCGCCCCGGGCGGGGGTCACTTCTTATCAATAATCTTTATCAGATGGTAGCCGAAGTCGGTCTTGACGGGGCCGACGACCTTCCCCTTCTCCGCCTCGAAGGCGGCCCGCTCGAACTCGGGGACCATCTTGCCCTTAGCGAACCATCCGAGGTCCCCCTTGTTCTTCGAAGAGGGGCAGTCGGAGTACTTCCGGGCCATCTCGGCGAAGCTCTCTCCCTTGCTGATCTTCTCGAGAACCTCCTTCGCCTTCTTCTCTGTTTTTACAAGAATGTGGGCCGCATGAACCTGTTTGGTCATGGTGAGGCCGTTGGCGGGACCGGATAAAAAGGTTCTCTGAGCCTCTAATCCGGCGGCACCTCTCCCGCCGCGCCTCCATCGACTAAGATGCCATCATGACCCCGGGATCCGCCCCTTGCCGCCCTCATCTCCTGGATGACCCCCGTCATCCTCACCGGACGGCCCCTCTCGTCCCATGACACCACCTTGCCCCGGCCCAAAATCCAGACCCAGCCACCGTCCTTCGACCTCATCCTATGTTCGATCTCACAATAAGGGGTCAGCCCTTCCAGATGATCCATCAGGGCCTGCTTTACTCTCGCCCGGTCGTCGGGATGGACGAGGCTGTCCCAGATCCCGAGGTGGGTCTTCAGCTCCTCTGGAGAGTACCCCAATATCTCCCCCCATTTATCGCTGAAAGACCCCTCCCCCGTCTCCAGGTTCCAGTCCCAGATCCCCAGGTTTCCTCCCTCGACGGCCATCTTAAGCCGCTCCTCGCTCTCCTTCAGGGCCACCTCCATCCTCTTCTGCTCGGTTATGTTCGTGACAGAGACGACGTACTGCTTAGTCCTGGGGATGATGCTAGCCCGAAAAAGGCCACGCTTTATGCCGCCCCATCGGTCGATCAGGTCTGCCTCGTACTGGGCGGTGGGGGTCTTCAGCCTCCTTTGCCCTTTCCGGAAGAGATCCCAGAGATCTTCCCGATCCTCCTCGGAGATGAACTCGTCCCACCTCATCTTCCCCTCGACCTCCTGGGGAGGGCGTCCGAAGAGGGCCTCGGATTCGGAATTGACCTTTGATATGAGGCCGTCCTCCTCCACGATCGCCATCGCCGTGCCGCTGTTCTCGAAGATGGCGCGATAGTACTCCTCGCTCTTCTGGAGGTTCTCTTCCATCCTCTTCTGTTCGGTGATGTCTACGCTGACGCCCAGGGCGGCCCGCATCTGCCCAGACTCGTCGAAGAGGGGATAAGTCGAGAAGATGGCAGGAAACTTT
The sequence above is drawn from the Methanothrix harundinacea 6Ac genome and encodes:
- a CDS encoding thioredoxin family protein, which encodes MVAAFRTLSSPVMPLAFILAVPVLGAFAAQAAVEHPIGAGPDDWWITYPDQRSNAGSPVDHPSWALEPLEEGPVIVLIHSSNCPACLQQESAIRRVLEDLGDEVVYLDVLTETDHLKAWDGLVLYYPTGDPESDPIYIPGTVFLTLGPGTDGEPVVLWHSSVGSTGEGRIRSRLQDAIALYQESSQG
- a CDS encoding SLC13 family permease codes for the protein MTGDLAMIFGVLLLTLILFIWGRWRYDVVSLLALLAATVTGLVPWDQAFLGFGHPAVITVAAVLVASRGLLNSGVVDVMAGWLSRAGDSPTRQVASLTGLVTILSGFMNNVGAMALLLPVGIRMAIRSGNSPSILLMPLASGSLLGGLLTLIGTPPNIIIATFRAESVGDPFGMFDFTPVGLGVALSGFLFISLIGWRLVPVRKSPSSKERLFEIENYLTEVLIPEGARMAGKTLQEVREASKADFQVLGLLSGETRLASPSIFHPLMPGEILLVESDADELKIFLDDTGFQLGEEKKVGEEALSSGDMGIVEAVVKTDSRLLGRTARSASLRWRYGVNLVGVARHGIQLQKRLGQVRFQAGDVLLLQGPREHLPEILNTMGCLPLAERGLRLGHPRRIILSVAIFGSAILAVAVGLLPVQIALVSAAVAMVMGGLMNLREVYTSIDWPVIILLGAMIPVGRALETTGGAGLIAESILSLSGGYPPIVSLAMLLVITMFLSDIVNNAAAAVLMAPIGLGIASFMNLSPDPFLMAVAIGASCAFLTPIGHQSNTLVMGPGGYQFGDYWRMGLPMELVIAVVSIPLIVIFWPLSG
- a CDS encoding peptidylprolyl isomerase — translated: MTKQVHAAHILVKTEKKAKEVLEKISKGESFAEMARKYSDCPSSKNKGDLGWFAKGKMVPEFERAAFEAEKGKVVGPVKTDFGYHLIKIIDKK
- a CDS encoding SLC13 family permease; this translates as MGMTTDQLLIFAILGLALLLFIWGRWRYDLVAIIALLVATISGVVPWSEAFTGFAHPAVVTVGAILIVSRALLNSGIVDLIQKSITSPKDSTKRQVRSLTGLVSILSGFMNNVGALAILLPVSLRVSRRTGNPPSLLLMPLAFASLLGGLLTLIGTPPNIIVASYRAEVLGEPFRMFDFTPVGGGVLLAGLIFIWFFGWKLTPKRKGGSSKEDLFKIENYITEIWVSSRSKLVGKRLRVLKEPPVSDMQILGLVRGDLRIPMPTGDEILEPGDILAVETSAENIKYILKWRGLELLGGMKVGKKALLSKDVGLIEAVVAADSPMVGETARSLTLGRRYDMNLIAVARRGEVLAERLGDIAFQPGDVLLMQGPSGTIPEVLESLGCLPLAERGMKLGRRQKSPPVPLLIFGGALAATAAGLLPVEIAFASAAVGMVLAGVLTIHEAYESIDWPIIFLLGALIPVGAALESTGGAETISAAILQALSPFPAVVILAALLAWTMILTNIINNAAAAVIMAPIAFNAALVLDLSPDPFLMAVAVGASCAFLTPIGHQSNTLVMGPGGYQFGDYWRLGLPLSLVATLAALPLILWIWPL
- a CDS encoding sulfurtransferase, translated to MKPLSKIAAVLLLAAALTGGAFAGCSSCGGGPATGWMGASSMGISWAGELSSMGTTTSSTGSSTTAGNDSDGAEGGADGLDGAASRLSPEALFADQNGERRLVVAYAGVPGEASYIEGAIHLPLDQVFAEDGSLKSPAEISAIFGAAGIAEEDPLVIYSDSFFNGFDTFAFWVMKYLGHQELLLLEGTRASREAAGLKFVAAPAVRTAEAYNASPSLDLLIVEDEISDLQIVDARSPEEYSAGHLEGARNIDSSKVMGAEGLAGDQALGEAFSGLDKDVPVVVYSTKGGVASMVWYALLDQGFTPRMMISAGSAA